ATTCTGCTCAAGGCGATAAACAGAGGGCAATTAATGATTTTGATCAAGCTATTCGCCTCAATCCCAATTTTGCCGCAGCCTACAATAATCGCGGTAATACCCGCGCCGCTATAGGAGATAAACAAGGAGCAATTTCTGACCTACAACAAGCCGCCAAGATTTTTCAAAAACAAAAGAATACAGAACTGTATCAGCAAGTAATGCAAAATATCAACGATCTTCAGCGTTAGACCATTTCTGTAGAATAATTATTTCCTAAGCGTTTAACAAGTCATTATTATGAACCAAAATAAACGTCAGGCTTACTGGCGTGCCAACACGGCTTTAATTAGAAATCTTCTCCTGGTTTGGGCTTTGGTATCTATTGGTTGCAGTATTCTGCTGGTGCAGCCATTGAACAATTTACGTTTAGGTGGTCTACCTGTCGGCTTTTGGATGGCACAGCAAGGTGCAATTTTTATCTTTGTGGTGCTAATCTTTGTCTACGCCGTGCAGATGGATAAGCTTGATCGCCAATACGGTATCAAAAGGGGAGGTAAATAATGTCAGTTGAAGCTTGGACTACTTCACTTGTCATCCTTTCTTTTATTGTATATCTGTATATCGGTTGGCGCTCTCGCGTTCAAGATAGTAAAGGCTTTTTCATCGCCGAACAGGGGGTTCCCTCCCTGGCTAATGGTGCAGCGACGGCGGCTGATTGGATGTCAGCCGCTTCGTTTATTTCGATGGCGGGGTTAATCTCTTTTTTAGGTTACGACGGTTCAATTTACCTCATGGGTTGGACTGGCGGTTATGTTTTGTTGGCTTTGCTGCTAGCCCCATATCTGCGGAAGTTTGGTAAATATACAGTTCCTGATTTTGTGGGCGATCGCTATTACTCTAGCGTCGCCCGCGTCGTGGCTGTCATCGCTGCTATCTTTGTCTCGATGACTTACGTCGCCGGACAAATGCGCGGTGTCGGGATTGTGTTTAGCCGCTTTCTGCAAGTAGACATCAGCACCGGCGTTGTGATTGGGATGGTGATCGTCGGCTTTTTCTCAGTGTTGGGAGGTATGAAAGGCATCACCTGGACGCAGGTAGCCCAATACTGTGTATTAATTACTGCTTACTTAATTCCAGCTATTGCCATCTCCCTCCTGCTGACTAAAAATCCTATCCCACAACTAGCCTTTGTTTTTAGTGATATTGTCCCGAAACTGAACCAAATCCAAGTTGACCTTGGTTTCCAGGAATACACAAAACCGTTTGTTAACAAATCGATGGTAGATGTTTTATTTACTACGATCGCTTTGATGGTGGGGACTGCGGGGCTTCCTCACGTTATAGTACGTTTTTATACTGTACCAGATGTTCGTTCAGCACGTTATTCTGCGGGTTGGGCATTGTTATTAATAGCTTTGCTGTATACAACAGCACCTGCTTTATCAACATTTGCCCGTTACAATCTGATTGATTCTTTACACAATAAAACGATCGAGCAAATCCATCAGTTTGATTGGGCGAAAAAGTGGGAAAACACCAAGTTATTAACCTTTGAAGACAAAAATGGTGATGGGCGAATTGAGTTAACACCAGATAAAAAAACCAGTGAGATTAGCATCGATCCAGATATCATTGTCTTGTCCACCCCAGAAGTAGCAAAATTAGCACCTTGGGTGATTGCTTTAGTTGCAGTCGGTGGTTTGGCTGCGGCTTTGTCTACAGCATCAGGTTTACTGTTAGTAATTTCCAGTGCAGTAGCCCATGATATCTACTACCGCATGATCAATCCGGGAGCCTCCGAATCCCGACGGGTGATGGTAGGTAGAGTCATGGTTGGTTTTGCGATCGCGATCGCGGGTTATTTTGGTGTGAATCCGCCTGGTTTTGTTGCTCAGGTAGTGGCATTTGCCTTCGGTTTAGCTGCGGCTAGCTTTTTCCCGATCATTATTTTGGGAGTATTCGACAAGCGGACAAACCGAGAAGGAGCGATCACCGGTATGGTAGTCGGCTTGTGCTTCACTATATTTTATATAGTCGGAGTGAAATTCTACGGAATGCAACCTTGGTTCTTCGGAGTCTCTGCCGAAGGAATAGGAACTCTTGGTATGTTAATCAACTTTGTTGTCACTTGGAGCGTTTCTCGACTCACACCACCTCCACCATTGGAAGTTCAAGAGATGGTTGAGGTACTAAGAACCCCTGGTGATGAACCACCGGCAATTGAGGAACTGGACGAAGATCATCTAGATTAGTAGGCAGGTCTGTTTCATTTTCTCAAACAGGTAAAATTGCAAGTATTGAGGGATTGAATAACTGCGGTCAATCTCTCCAAATAGAGAGCGATCGCTCTCTATTTACTCTACCGAAATGGTTATACTTTCATCTTGCACCTACCCAATATATCGCCAGAGAATAAATTCTCTTGCACTCAGGTTTATCTGACTTAAGCTATGGGCCTGGGAAATTTATTTCTTAGCGGGATGAAACCCACATTCCGCAGGTAAACGAGAAGATCAAAAGATAGACGCGCTACTACATGATGAATGCGATCGCACTTAGCCTTATGGGTGGAAAAATATTAGGTTTCCTAAGAGCAAGATCATACTAGACCACCAGAACAATCTTACCCGTCGTCGAGCCAGATTCAATTAACTGGTGGGCTTTTGCGGCTTCTGCTAATGGTAACTCCTGACTGACATGAATCTTTAACTTACCTGCATCAATATATTTAGCGCACTCTGCCAAGATCTCTGCTTGGTGCTGTTGTGCTTCTACTATTCCTTGTAGCATCGGTGTAAGCATTAATTCTAAACCAATGCGGAGATTGCGATTTCTAGCAGTTTTCCAAACCGTATTGGCATCTGGTTCTAAAATCGTCACAATATCGCCATATATCCGCACTGCTGAGAAGGTTTTGTGAAAAGTTTCTCCACCGACTGTATCAAAAGCCAAGTCTACACCTTCACCACCAGTCCAATCTAAAGCTGCTTGCACAAAATCTGTTTGTTTATACAAAATTGGATAATCAGCACCGAGTTGTTTGACAAAATCTGCCTTCTGTTGAGAACTGACTGTTGTGCAGACATTTGCACCTTTAAGTTTAGCCAGTTGAATAGCTACATGACCAACACCACCAGCACCAGCATGAATCAAAACTTTTTCCCCTGGTTCTAGTTTGCCACGTTCGTATAAAGCTTCCCAAGCAGTAATTAATACCAAAGGTGCTGCGGCTGCTTCTGCAAAAGATACAGATGTGGGTTTGTGAGCAGCAAAACGCTCATCTACTGTAGTGTACTCAGCATAGTTGCCTTGGTGTGCGCCCAAGCCACCATTGCAAAAATACACTTCATCCCCAACACGGAATTTTTGTACACTAGCACCAACAGCCTCAACTACACCTGCACCGTCACATCCTAAAATCGCAGGCATTTGATCAGGGTAAAAAGTGCCACGTTTGCGAAGTTTGGTATCAATAGGGTTAACACCAGCCGCTCTTAATCGTACTAAAAGTTCAGTTTCACCAACAGGTACACCAGGATTTGTGACATCCTGTAGTTGCAAAACTTCAGGATTGCCAGGTGCTGTCATTAGAACTGCTTTCATGACTTATTCCTCCGCGTGCTTGCATTTGTCAATTTACCGCAAATAGGCAGAGCGATCGCTAAATTTATGCTATCGAATTAACACCTGCTTAACACTCTGCGCTCCTTTGCGTAAACCTCTGCGAACCTCTGCGTTTAAAAATAAACTCAAATATTTACGAGATCATCAGTAATTCTTTATACAGGCAAATAAATAGTAAACGTAGTTCCTTCCCCTACTTTACTGCTAACAGTAATACTACCTTCGTGGGCTTCAATGATGCGTTTGGCGATCGCTAAACCTAACCCGACTCCCCGACCTTTGCGAGAGCGATCGCCAGTGTAAAATTGTTCAAAAATCCGGGAGAGATCACTATCTTTGATCCCTTGACCTTGATCGCGAATCGTTAAAACTGCTTGTTTACCTTGTTTGGAACCACTGATAAATATTTGGGAATTGGGTGGTGAGTGCTTGATGGCGTTATCTAACAGATTGAGCAATGCTTGCAACAGCCTTTCGGAGTCACCCTGGATTTGCAAGTCAGCCACGTTGACTTGCACAGAGATTTGGGAATTTCGCATTCGCGTTTCCACTGCTCTAACTGCACGCTTAATCAAGCTTAGCAGTTGAATATGCTGCTTTTCTAAAAGTGTCACCCCAGCTTCCAAACGTCCCAAATCCAACAAATCACCAATGAGGCGTGATAGGCGTTTGGTTTCATCTTCTACGTTTTGAAAAAAGCGATCGCTCACTGCTGGATCAGAAGCAGCGCCGTTGCGGAGGGCTTCAACTGTCACCAATACATTACTAATGGGAGTACGGAGTTCGTGAGATACGTTTGCTAAAAATGCTCGACGTTCTTGATCCAGTGAAGCCAAGCGTTCACTCATACGGTTTAGTTCTAGCGCTAACTGATCCAACTCATTGCTTTGGCGAATCTGCAATTTATCACCAAAATGTCCGCTACCTAGACGAATAGCGAAATTTTTCATAGTTTGAATTGGATGGGAAAGGCTACGTGCTAGCCACTCGCTAATGAAAGTGCAGAGTAAAAGTGTAAAGACTAGTGTTCCTAGTACTGTCCAAATAACTATAGCGAACTGGCGTTGAAATTGTTGTAGGGTAATAGACATCCTTAGTACACCCAACAACTGTCCGTTACGAACTATTGGTTGGGCAATGAAGAGTCTATCATCATTACTCAAAACACCTTTGGCGAAGCCTTGCACTTCTTGTTGTTCTAAGGCTGCATGTATCCCGGGTATTTCCAGCCAGTTTTTCACTTGTTGGTCTTGTTGAGGGCTAGATGAAGCGATAAGTTTACCTTTAGTGTCAAAAACTCGGATGGTGATAGTTTCAGCTGCACCATAGCGCTGCATTATGAGCCTTACTCGTTCGCGGTCATTTTCTTCCAACGCATCAGCAACACTTTCAGTGATGGCAGTACTCCAGTTTCGCATTTCTGTCTGCCTCATGTTCATGAAGTAGGCATGAAATGACCAAAGCACATATCCTGCCATTAGCGAGGTTCCCAAACTTGTCAGTAGCAAGTACGTGGCTAAGAGCTTAGTGTGAATGGAATTCCACTTTATTTTCGATATCCAACCCATTATTTATATCTATTAAGATTGCTTTTCTGCGCGACGACGCAGCACAGCTTTTATACGTGCCAAAAGTTCACGAGT
Above is a genomic segment from Fischerella sp. JS2 containing:
- a CDS encoding sensor histidine kinase; protein product: MGWISKIKWNSIHTKLLATYLLLTSLGTSLMAGYVLWSFHAYFMNMRQTEMRNWSTAITESVADALEENDRERVRLIMQRYGAAETITIRVFDTKGKLIASSSPQQDQQVKNWLEIPGIHAALEQQEVQGFAKGVLSNDDRLFIAQPIVRNGQLLGVLRMSITLQQFQRQFAIVIWTVLGTLVFTLLLCTFISEWLARSLSHPIQTMKNFAIRLGSGHFGDKLQIRQSNELDQLALELNRMSERLASLDQERRAFLANVSHELRTPISNVLVTVEALRNGAASDPAVSDRFFQNVEDETKRLSRLIGDLLDLGRLEAGVTLLEKQHIQLLSLIKRAVRAVETRMRNSQISVQVNVADLQIQGDSERLLQALLNLLDNAIKHSPPNSQIFISGSKQGKQAVLTIRDQGQGIKDSDLSRIFEQFYTGDRSRKGRGVGLGLAIAKRIIEAHEGSITVSSKVGEGTTFTIYLPV
- a CDS encoding zinc-dependent alcohol dehydrogenase family protein is translated as MKAVLMTAPGNPEVLQLQDVTNPGVPVGETELLVRLRAAGVNPIDTKLRKRGTFYPDQMPAILGCDGAGVVEAVGASVQKFRVGDEVYFCNGGLGAHQGNYAEYTTVDERFAAHKPTSVSFAEAAAAPLVLITAWEALYERGKLEPGEKVLIHAGAGGVGHVAIQLAKLKGANVCTTVSSQQKADFVKQLGADYPILYKQTDFVQAALDWTGGEGVDLAFDTVGGETFHKTFSAVRIYGDIVTILEPDANTVWKTARNRNLRIGLELMLTPMLQGIVEAQQHQAEILAECAKYIDAGKLKIHVSQELPLAEAAKAHQLIESGSTTGKIVLVV
- a CDS encoding sodium:solute symporter family protein yields the protein MSVEAWTTSLVILSFIVYLYIGWRSRVQDSKGFFIAEQGVPSLANGAATAADWMSAASFISMAGLISFLGYDGSIYLMGWTGGYVLLALLLAPYLRKFGKYTVPDFVGDRYYSSVARVVAVIAAIFVSMTYVAGQMRGVGIVFSRFLQVDISTGVVIGMVIVGFFSVLGGMKGITWTQVAQYCVLITAYLIPAIAISLLLTKNPIPQLAFVFSDIVPKLNQIQVDLGFQEYTKPFVNKSMVDVLFTTIALMVGTAGLPHVIVRFYTVPDVRSARYSAGWALLLIALLYTTAPALSTFARYNLIDSLHNKTIEQIHQFDWAKKWENTKLLTFEDKNGDGRIELTPDKKTSEISIDPDIIVLSTPEVAKLAPWVIALVAVGGLAAALSTASGLLLVISSAVAHDIYYRMINPGASESRRVMVGRVMVGFAIAIAGYFGVNPPGFVAQVVAFAFGLAAASFFPIIILGVFDKRTNREGAITGMVVGLCFTIFYIVGVKFYGMQPWFFGVSAEGIGTLGMLINFVVTWSVSRLTPPPPLEVQEMVEVLRTPGDEPPAIEELDEDHLD
- a CDS encoding DUF4212 domain-containing protein, translating into MNQNKRQAYWRANTALIRNLLLVWALVSIGCSILLVQPLNNLRLGGLPVGFWMAQQGAIFIFVVLIFVYAVQMDKLDRQYGIKRGGK